In the genome of Pseudomonas putida, one region contains:
- a CDS encoding AraC family transcriptional regulator — translation MTALIRTTSLIGFTHLVRDLAGDPDELLRQMQIEPRLLESGSAVIPYRTMINLLELCAERLQCVDFGLSLAERQSIMILGPLAVVGQNARNVGEALTEIVHFLHTYSPGVQVHLDTDTDPDHPQLIYELRLHPAPRQRQVIELSLGVMFKTVQMLYGPGFHPHSVLLRTEALLPQSRYQRFFGARTHFGQAHNALVLLPEHLSKPIDQHNTLLHDTMMDYVSNMGAINPLDVRSQVEDSIRRLLPTQRCALPLIAEQLGMRERSLQRRLADHGAVFEDMVEQVRRELADLYLAEAQMPMAQIAGLLGYAEQSSFNRACRRWYATPPRKRRAQLRADQIDPGRQVTD, via the coding sequence ATGACCGCCCTGATCAGAACGACCTCGCTCATAGGATTTACCCACCTTGTACGCGACCTGGCGGGCGACCCCGACGAGTTGCTGCGGCAAATGCAAATCGAGCCCAGGTTGCTCGAGAGTGGTTCGGCGGTTATTCCCTACCGCACGATGATCAATCTGCTGGAACTGTGCGCCGAACGCCTGCAGTGCGTCGACTTCGGCCTGAGCCTGGCCGAGCGGCAGAGCATCATGATCCTCGGGCCGCTGGCCGTCGTGGGGCAGAACGCCAGGAATGTCGGTGAGGCGCTCACCGAGATCGTGCACTTCCTGCACACCTACAGCCCGGGCGTGCAAGTGCATCTGGATACCGACACGGACCCGGACCACCCCCAGCTCATCTACGAGTTGCGCCTACATCCGGCGCCACGCCAGCGACAAGTCATCGAGTTGTCCTTGGGGGTGATGTTCAAGACCGTGCAGATGCTTTACGGGCCAGGGTTCCATCCCCACTCTGTGCTCTTACGCACAGAGGCACTCCTGCCGCAAAGCCGCTACCAGCGCTTCTTCGGCGCGCGGACCCATTTCGGACAAGCGCATAACGCGCTGGTGCTGCTGCCGGAACACCTGAGCAAGCCCATCGACCAGCACAACACGTTGCTGCACGACACCATGATGGACTACGTGAGCAACATGGGCGCGATCAACCCGTTGGATGTGCGCAGCCAGGTGGAGGACTCGATCCGGCGCCTGCTGCCCACCCAGCGCTGCGCCCTGCCGCTGATCGCCGAGCAACTGGGCATGCGTGAACGTTCGCTGCAGCGTCGCCTGGCGGACCACGGCGCGGTATTCGAAGACATGGTCGAGCAAGTGCGCCGGGAGCTGGCTGATCTCTACCTGGCCGAGGCGCAAATGCCCATGGCGCAAATCGCCGGCCTACTCGGCTATGCCGAGCAAAGCTCGTTCAACAGGGCCTGCCGGCGCTGGTACGCAACACCACCGCGCAAACGCCGCGCCCAGCTACGCGCTGACCAGATCGATCCAGGCCGGCAGGTAACCGACTGA
- a CDS encoding DUF1329 domain-containing protein yields MKTMLRAASLSGLATAVLLALSGQAFAQITADQAARLGKDLTPLGGEMAGNSDGSIPSYTGGLAQPPVGWSATGGYSDPFASEKPLFTITAANLAQYKDKVTPGMQALLTKYPNFKMPVYPTHRTAMVPAVIAAKVKQEAPNVQLNGFGVSNLNGTTTPFPIPKNGLEAIWNHNLRYLGGGLQRTYASFPVRGSGDYYTVRIQENRVFDPNMDTSSENRLLNYSARFISPATLAGTVQLVHEPIDQVKEVRSAWIYNVGQRRVRRAPDLAYDNVNDGTEGLRVTDDFDGYNGAPDRFDWKLVGKQEMYVPYNDYKLGSKEVKYKDILTPNTPNPDLMRYELHRVWVVEGTLRKDAKHVYGKRVMYLDEDSWTVLASDAYDTRGILWRIGVHPLVQFYDAQVPWYRANIWHDLSNGSYYLAGLANEESQPWTFGIKGRFVDFQPDALRRMGK; encoded by the coding sequence ATGAAAACGATGCTCCGCGCCGCCAGCCTGAGCGGGCTGGCAACTGCTGTACTGCTTGCCCTGAGTGGCCAGGCGTTCGCCCAGATCACTGCCGATCAGGCTGCTCGTCTAGGCAAGGATCTGACGCCGCTGGGCGGAGAAATGGCCGGTAATTCCGACGGTTCGATTCCCTCCTATACCGGTGGGCTGGCACAGCCGCCAGTTGGCTGGAGCGCGACCGGCGGCTACAGCGATCCTTTCGCCAGTGAGAAACCGCTGTTCACCATCACCGCAGCAAACCTTGCGCAGTACAAGGACAAGGTGACTCCGGGTATGCAGGCGCTGCTGACCAAGTACCCCAACTTCAAGATGCCGGTCTACCCGACGCACCGAACTGCGATGGTGCCGGCGGTCATCGCCGCGAAGGTGAAGCAGGAAGCGCCGAACGTGCAGCTCAACGGCTTCGGGGTGAGCAACCTCAACGGTACCACCACACCGTTCCCGATTCCGAAGAACGGCCTGGAGGCGATCTGGAACCACAACCTGCGCTACCTGGGCGGCGGCCTGCAGCGGACTTACGCGTCGTTCCCGGTGCGCGGCAGCGGTGACTACTACACCGTGCGCATCCAGGAAAACCGCGTGTTCGACCCGAACATGGACACCTCGTCGGAGAACCGCCTGCTCAATTATTCGGCGCGCTTCATTTCCCCGGCGACTTTGGCCGGCACGGTACAGCTGGTGCATGAGCCAATCGACCAGGTCAAGGAGGTCCGTTCGGCGTGGATCTACAACGTAGGCCAGCGCCGTGTGCGGCGTGCCCCGGACCTGGCCTACGACAACGTCAACGACGGTACCGAAGGCCTGCGGGTAACCGACGACTTCGACGGCTACAACGGCGCGCCGGACCGTTTCGACTGGAAACTGGTCGGCAAGCAGGAAATGTATGTGCCGTACAACGACTACAAGCTCGGCTCGAAAGAGGTGAAGTACAAGGACATCCTCACGCCGAACACGCCCAACCCCGACCTGATGCGCTATGAACTGCACCGTGTGTGGGTGGTGGAGGGTACCTTGCGCAAAGACGCCAAGCACGTCTACGGCAAGCGCGTGATGTACCTTGACGAGGACTCCTGGACCGTGCTGGCCTCGGACGCCTACGACACCCGCGGTATCCTTTGGCGTATCGGCGTGCATCCGCTGGTGCAGTTCTACGATGCCCAGGTGCCCTGGTATCGCGCTAACATCTGGCACGACCTGAGCAACGGTAGCTACTACCTGGCGGGCCTGGCCAACGAGGAAAGCCAGCCCTGGACCTTCGGCATCAAGGGTCGCTTCGTGGACTTCCAGCCTGACGCTTTGCGGCGCATGGGCAAATGA
- a CDS encoding WD40/YVTN/BNR-like repeat-containing protein, which yields MSLRRILALAGLCLLVAQAQAQPPALDYVIHPDRVQLLNVTVTGDSLVAVGERGVVLCADEYAVNWTSVRTGSNRTLSGVAFVDPRVGVAVGHGGTLLRTVDGGRTWNAVEVDSNGDALLGIAALGNGRMAAWGAFGLYLLSKDNGVSWQRLPVIDGDFDRHISQVITLAGGDWLIVGESGTLARSTDQGESWQTMDSPYAGSLFGALQLDSGGLLIYGMRGNLWYSADAGKTWSQRQTGTTFAINGALQQKSGRVLVFGNSGLQLTSDDQGLTFTTHASTHASVARAVELDDGRLLVVGDRGVTMLGQEQE from the coding sequence ATGTCGTTACGCCGCATTCTGGCGCTGGCGGGCCTGTGCCTGCTTGTCGCCCAAGCCCAGGCCCAGCCACCGGCGCTGGACTATGTCATCCACCCGGACCGTGTGCAGCTGCTCAATGTCACCGTCACCGGCGACAGCCTGGTGGCGGTCGGCGAGCGCGGGGTAGTGCTGTGCGCCGATGAGTATGCGGTCAACTGGACCAGCGTCCGCACCGGGAGCAACCGCACGCTGTCCGGTGTCGCGTTCGTCGATCCTCGGGTGGGGGTTGCCGTCGGCCATGGTGGCACCTTGTTGCGCACCGTCGACGGCGGTCGCACCTGGAACGCTGTCGAGGTTGACAGCAACGGCGATGCCCTGCTCGGTATCGCTGCACTGGGGAATGGGCGCATGGCCGCCTGGGGCGCGTTCGGCCTTTACCTGCTGTCAAAGGACAACGGCGTCAGTTGGCAGCGCCTGCCGGTGATCGACGGTGATTTCGACCGGCACATTTCCCAAGTCATTACTCTGGCAGGCGGTGATTGGCTGATAGTCGGGGAGAGTGGCACCCTGGCGCGCTCCACCGATCAGGGAGAAAGCTGGCAGACCATGGACAGCCCCTACGCGGGGAGCCTGTTCGGCGCGTTGCAGCTAGATAGCGGTGGCCTGCTGATCTACGGCATGCGCGGCAATCTCTGGTATTCCGCCGATGCCGGAAAGACCTGGAGCCAACGCCAGACCGGCACCACCTTTGCCATCAACGGTGCGCTCCAGCAGAAGTCGGGTCGCGTCTTGGTGTTCGGTAACAGCGGCTTGCAATTGACCAGTGACGACCAAGGGCTGACATTCACGACCCACGCCTCCACCCATGCCAGCGTGGCCCGGGCGGTCGAGCTGGACGATGGGAGGTTGCTGGTGGTCGGTGATCGTGGCGTGACGATGCTCGGCCAGGAGCAGGAATAA
- a CDS encoding SDR family NAD(P)-dependent oxidoreductase, translated as MQHLNNRRALVTGAGNGIGAAIARAYAREGARLMLADRNPESLTSSARACRELGAEVFECVADVGTVEGAQAGVDACVAQFGGIDILVNNAGMLTQARCVDLSIEMWNDMLRVDLTSVFVASQRALPHMLAQRWGRIINVASQLGIKGGAELTHYAAAKAGVIGFTKSLALEVAKDNVLVNAIAPGPIETPLVSGISDAWKVAKAAELPLGRFGLVDEVAPTAVLLASDPGGNLFVGQTLGPNSGDVMP; from the coding sequence ATGCAACACCTAAACAATCGACGCGCCTTGGTGACCGGTGCTGGCAACGGTATTGGTGCTGCTATCGCCCGCGCTTATGCACGGGAAGGTGCGCGACTGATGCTAGCCGACCGGAACCCCGAGAGCCTCACAAGCAGCGCTCGGGCCTGCCGCGAACTGGGGGCCGAGGTCTTTGAGTGCGTGGCCGATGTCGGCACTGTCGAAGGTGCTCAAGCCGGTGTCGACGCGTGTGTCGCGCAGTTCGGCGGGATCGATATTCTGGTGAACAATGCCGGCATGCTGACCCAGGCACGTTGTGTCGATCTGAGTATCGAGATGTGGAATGACATGTTGCGGGTCGACCTCACCAGCGTCTTCGTCGCCAGTCAGCGCGCCTTGCCACATATGCTGGCGCAGCGCTGGGGAAGAATCATCAACGTCGCCTCACAACTGGGGATCAAAGGCGGCGCCGAGCTGACCCACTACGCCGCCGCCAAAGCCGGCGTGATTGGTTTCACCAAATCCCTGGCGTTGGAAGTGGCCAAGGACAATGTCTTGGTCAACGCCATTGCCCCAGGGCCGATCGAGACACCGCTGGTCTCCGGGATCAGCGACGCCTGGAAAGTCGCCAAGGCAGCCGAATTGCCCCTGGGCCGTTTCGGCCTGGTCGATGAAGTGGCACCGACTGCGGTACTGCTCGCCAGCGACCCCGGTGGCAATTTGTTCGTGGGGCAAACCTTGGGGCCGAACTCCGGCGATGTAATGCCATAA
- a CDS encoding efflux RND transporter permease subunit — translation MSKQEHFVNDAEHLARKDFAQGLVGKVSYWIFHQRKPLLALFILITLALSYSATQLKVEAGFFKMIPLHHPYMQTFLEYQKDFGGANRVLVAVKNNKGEVFTPDAMAVLRKVSDEVFFINGVERSSVTSLFTSNVRYTEVVEDGFTGGNLVDFSYSGTPEQISQVRERTLKSDWVGRIVSSDLSSAMVVANLQETDPITGQRLDLQEVAKKLEQIRQENQNGDISIHIIGFAKSIGDIAEGASGVLVFFIVAFVITALLLFWYSGSLMLTGWALICAVVPVVWLLGLLPLAHLTLDPMSILVPFLIFSIGVSHAVQMTNAWKLETLKGADGVTASRSCFQKLFIPGAVALLANALGFVVIALVDIEMVRELAITATLGVSVMIVTNKMLLPILLSFMRLSAAEAQKLRGKETLGAGLWEHLGVLATRRGASVALACAAVLLCLGLQQARHLNVGDIGAGVPELRPESRYNQDVAMITHDFAIGLDLLQVIVKAKGDEETPCVKREVLDPISELELFLRQDDGVSSVRSLAGFVANITQAYAETDLKWRVLPESTAQIAQGVGFATRVGTEYMNSACNAIPVSIYTKDHQANTISSLMDKIKAFKAAYDNEQVSFQLASGNVGVMAATNEVVHAGDKLVNSALFASVALLCLWMFRSWRITLCVILPLALVTVLCNALMALLGIGLKVNTLPVVALGVGVGVDYGIYLFERIKHEMHERGMSLRDAFVEALKQRGTASVFTAVTMTLSIATWAFSSLKFQADMGILLAFMFLVNLLGAILLLPALAAWLLHPRAAQK, via the coding sequence ATGAGCAAGCAAGAACATTTCGTGAATGACGCCGAGCACCTGGCCCGTAAGGACTTCGCGCAGGGGCTGGTCGGCAAGGTGTCGTACTGGATTTTCCATCAGCGCAAGCCATTGCTTGCGCTATTCATCCTGATCACCCTGGCATTGAGCTACAGCGCCACGCAGCTCAAGGTCGAGGCGGGGTTTTTCAAGATGATCCCTCTGCACCATCCGTACATGCAGACCTTCCTTGAGTACCAGAAGGACTTCGGTGGCGCCAACAGGGTGCTGGTGGCGGTGAAGAACAACAAGGGCGAGGTCTTTACGCCGGACGCCATGGCGGTGCTGCGCAAGGTCTCCGATGAAGTGTTCTTCATCAATGGTGTGGAGCGCAGCTCAGTGACCTCGCTGTTCACTTCCAACGTGCGCTATACCGAGGTGGTTGAAGACGGCTTCACCGGCGGTAACCTGGTGGACTTCAGTTACTCCGGTACACCCGAGCAGATCTCCCAAGTCCGCGAGCGCACGCTCAAATCAGACTGGGTTGGGCGCATTGTTTCCAGCGACCTGTCCTCGGCCATGGTGGTGGCCAACCTGCAGGAGACCGATCCGATCACCGGGCAGCGTCTGGACCTTCAGGAGGTGGCGAAGAAGCTGGAGCAGATTCGCCAGGAAAACCAGAACGGCGACATCAGCATCCACATCATCGGCTTCGCCAAGTCCATTGGCGATATCGCCGAAGGCGCGTCGGGCGTGCTGGTGTTCTTCATCGTGGCCTTTGTCATCACCGCGCTGTTGCTGTTCTGGTATTCGGGCTCGCTGATGCTCACAGGTTGGGCGCTGATCTGCGCGGTGGTCCCGGTGGTCTGGCTGCTCGGCCTGCTGCCGCTGGCGCACCTGACCCTGGACCCGATGTCGATCCTGGTGCCGTTCCTGATCTTCTCCATCGGCGTGTCCCACGCGGTGCAAATGACCAATGCCTGGAAGCTGGAAACCCTCAAAGGCGCCGATGGTGTCACCGCCTCGCGCAGTTGCTTCCAGAAGCTGTTCATCCCCGGCGCCGTGGCGTTGCTGGCCAACGCCCTGGGCTTCGTGGTGATTGCCCTGGTGGACATCGAGATGGTCCGCGAACTGGCCATCACCGCTACCCTCGGCGTGTCGGTGATGATTGTCACGAACAAGATGCTGCTGCCGATCCTGCTGTCGTTTATGCGCCTGTCAGCGGCTGAGGCGCAAAAGCTGCGCGGCAAGGAAACCCTCGGGGCAGGGCTGTGGGAGCATCTGGGCGTGTTGGCGACCCGGCGTGGTGCCAGCGTGGCTCTGGCTTGCGCGGCCGTCTTGCTCTGCCTGGGCCTGCAGCAGGCGCGCCATCTTAATGTCGGCGACATCGGCGCCGGTGTGCCGGAACTGCGTCCAGAGTCGCGTTACAACCAAGATGTGGCGATGATCACCCACGATTTCGCCATTGGCTTAGATCTGCTGCAGGTTATCGTCAAGGCCAAGGGCGACGAGGAGACGCCCTGTGTGAAACGAGAGGTTCTGGACCCAATCAGCGAGCTTGAGCTCTTCCTGCGCCAGGATGATGGCGTGTCCTCGGTGCGTAGCCTGGCCGGTTTCGTCGCCAACATCACCCAGGCCTATGCCGAAACGGATCTGAAGTGGCGCGTGCTACCTGAGTCAACTGCGCAAATCGCCCAGGGCGTGGGCTTCGCCACCCGTGTTGGAACCGAGTATATGAACAGCGCCTGCAATGCGATCCCGGTATCGATCTACACCAAAGATCATCAGGCCAACACTATTAGTTCGCTGATGGACAAGATCAAGGCGTTCAAGGCGGCTTACGACAACGAGCAGGTCAGCTTCCAGCTGGCCTCGGGCAACGTCGGCGTGATGGCTGCGACCAACGAGGTGGTACATGCCGGTGACAAGCTGGTGAACAGCGCGTTGTTCGCTTCGGTGGCATTGCTGTGCCTGTGGATGTTCCGCTCCTGGCGCATCACCCTCTGCGTGATCCTACCGCTGGCCCTGGTGACAGTGCTGTGCAACGCGCTGATGGCGCTGTTGGGCATTGGCTTGAAGGTCAATACGCTGCCTGTGGTAGCACTGGGCGTGGGGGTAGGGGTGGACTATGGCATCTACCTGTTTGAACGCATCAAGCATGAGATGCACGAGCGCGGCATGAGCCTGCGCGACGCTTTCGTTGAGGCACTCAAGCAGCGCGGTACCGCCTCGGTGTTCACAGCCGTGACCATGACCCTGTCGATTGCCACCTGGGCCTTCTCTTCGCTCAAATTCCAGGCCGACATGGGCATCCTGCTGGCCTTCATGTTCCTGGTGAACTTGCTCGGGGCCATTCTGCTACTGCCGGCGCTGGCCGCCTGGCTGTTGCACCCGCGGGCTGCGCAGAAGTGA
- a CDS encoding MFS transporter — MSIYNKLDLTGWKPQQLTPSQVRFATWIAFFAWVFAVYDFILFGTLLPEVGRHYGWGEIEQAQIATWVAVGTAVVALAIGPLVDKLGRRMGIIFTVSGSAICSALTAIGGSWGKSPLVLIRALGGLGYAEETVNATYLSELYAASDDPKLAKRRGFIYSLVQGGWPVGALIAAGLTSLLLPIIGWQGCFIFAAIPAIVIAIMARKLKESPQFQIHQRITQLRKSGAVSEAQAVATTYGVDYGEHSKAGLAAAFRGPSRRATLVIGAAILLNWAAIQIFSVLGTSVIVSVHHITFENSLIILVLSNLVGYCGYLSHGWMGDKIGRRNVIGLGWMLGGLSFAGMLYGPSTMPMVVGLYSLGLFFMIGPYSAALFFISESFPTSIRATGGAVIHAMGPIGAVVAGLGATQVLLAGGDWQTSALYFGAIPCFLSGALMFAARHVRPEIVK; from the coding sequence ATGTCTATTTATAATAAGCTCGACCTAACCGGCTGGAAGCCCCAGCAACTGACACCGTCTCAAGTGCGGTTCGCCACTTGGATTGCCTTCTTCGCCTGGGTCTTTGCCGTGTACGACTTCATTCTATTCGGTACCTTGCTGCCGGAAGTCGGCCGGCATTACGGCTGGGGGGAGATCGAACAAGCTCAAATCGCCACTTGGGTGGCGGTGGGTACGGCGGTCGTAGCCCTCGCCATCGGCCCGCTAGTGGATAAGCTCGGACGGCGCATGGGCATTATCTTTACCGTCAGCGGTTCGGCAATCTGCTCGGCCCTTACCGCCATCGGCGGTTCCTGGGGCAAGTCACCGCTGGTGCTGATTCGCGCGCTGGGCGGTCTTGGGTACGCCGAAGAAACGGTCAACGCCACCTACCTGAGCGAACTGTATGCAGCCTCCGATGACCCGAAACTGGCTAAGCGCCGAGGCTTCATTTATAGCCTGGTGCAGGGCGGCTGGCCGGTCGGAGCGTTGATCGCTGCCGGTCTGACATCGCTATTGCTGCCGATCATTGGTTGGCAGGGCTGCTTCATTTTTGCAGCGATTCCAGCGATCGTGATTGCGATCATGGCCCGCAAGCTCAAGGAGAGCCCGCAGTTCCAGATCCATCAACGCATCACCCAGTTGCGTAAAAGTGGAGCGGTCAGCGAGGCACAAGCGGTCGCGACGACCTATGGCGTGGATTACGGCGAACACAGCAAAGCCGGCTTGGCCGCTGCCTTCCGAGGCCCTTCGCGCCGTGCAACTCTAGTGATCGGTGCGGCGATCCTGCTCAACTGGGCTGCGATCCAGATCTTCAGCGTATTGGGTACATCGGTGATCGTCAGCGTGCATCACATCACTTTCGAGAACTCGCTGATTATTCTGGTGCTGTCCAACCTCGTGGGCTACTGCGGTTACCTGAGCCATGGCTGGATGGGCGACAAGATCGGTCGCCGCAATGTGATCGGCCTGGGCTGGATGCTCGGTGGTCTGTCGTTCGCCGGCATGCTCTATGGCCCAAGCACGATGCCAATGGTGGTTGGCCTCTACAGCCTGGGACTGTTCTTCATGATCGGCCCTTACTCGGCGGCGCTGTTCTTCATCAGTGAAAGTTTCCCTACCAGTATCCGTGCCACCGGTGGTGCGGTGATCCATGCAATGGGTCCGATTGGTGCCGTGGTAGCAGGTTTGGGCGCGACCCAGGTGCTCTTGGCCGGCGGCGACTGGCAGACCTCGGCCCTGTACTTCGGTGCCATCCCCTGTTTCCTCTCCGGCGCGCTGATGTTCGCCGCCCGCCATGTTCGTCCGGAAATCGTGAAATAA
- a CDS encoding DUF1302 domain-containing protein: MHYNNYKLVKPLFLTIACASAGSVHALPLQLDNGWDGEWNTTLSVGSQWRAEGQDADLYSAGNGALRGKAGGTGDSVDGGNLNYDKGDRFSTIAKFVTDLSLRNGDMGGLIRIKGWYDQVLEDEDVNFGSASNGYRKKPLNDDGYADLQKFSGVYLLDAYLYNTFYFDDTPVQVRLGRQVVNWGESVFIQGINQINPLDVPALRRPGTELKEALIPVWMGYLNVGLPAGISMETFYQLKYESTAIEGCGHYWSVTEGAIGQDFGDCQLGTFLSGTNPSSPDKLAAGAYLPQAKGKDPHDSGQWGIAFRFPIDALDGEMGLYYLNYHSRTPYLGMRSTGSAALSAFPNAGTPGAIARNSAGQFIGPSWEYPEDIRLFGLSFTTVLAGWSIGSELSYSPNQPTQINGADLLNGALAGIGPAANLFQEVKVASSPFTAGWDRYEKTQLQVNGVNVFPNVLSADNLTVIAEVGLQWNNVPQGGGDRRYGRDFIYGLGSSSTLPVGGDTCTSPVPSLHNASPAGCKNDGYVTDFAWGYRLRGQLDYNNFLGTSVTASPYAFLGQDVDGVSMDGQFNEGRVTSALGITFDYNKQHKVDFSYVSFDNSAEYDPLHDRDFYAASYSYSF; encoded by the coding sequence ATGCACTACAACAACTACAAGCTCGTCAAGCCGTTGTTCCTCACCATTGCCTGCGCCTCGGCGGGCTCTGTTCATGCCCTGCCATTGCAGCTGGACAATGGCTGGGACGGGGAATGGAACACCACCTTGTCAGTAGGCTCGCAATGGCGTGCCGAGGGCCAGGATGCCGATCTGTACAGCGCTGGCAACGGTGCATTGCGTGGCAAGGCCGGCGGCACCGGAGACTCGGTGGACGGCGGCAACCTGAACTATGACAAGGGCGATCGCTTCTCCACGATTGCCAAGTTCGTCACCGATCTGTCGTTGCGCAACGGTGACATGGGCGGACTGATCCGTATCAAGGGCTGGTACGACCAGGTGCTGGAAGACGAAGACGTCAATTTCGGCAGTGCCTCTAACGGCTATCGCAAGAAACCGCTCAACGATGACGGCTATGCCGACCTGCAGAAATTCAGCGGTGTCTATCTGCTCGATGCTTACTTGTACAACACCTTCTATTTCGATGACACCCCGGTCCAGGTCCGCCTGGGGCGTCAGGTGGTGAACTGGGGCGAGAGTGTATTCATCCAGGGCATCAACCAGATCAACCCCTTGGACGTACCGGCCTTGCGTCGCCCGGGCACCGAGCTGAAGGAAGCGTTGATCCCGGTATGGATGGGCTACCTGAACGTGGGGCTGCCTGCCGGTATCTCCATGGAGACCTTCTACCAGCTCAAGTACGAAAGCACCGCCATTGAAGGCTGCGGTCACTATTGGTCGGTGACCGAAGGCGCCATCGGCCAGGACTTCGGCGATTGCCAGCTGGGTACATTTCTAAGTGGTACCAACCCCTCGTCACCAGACAAACTCGCCGCCGGTGCCTATCTGCCCCAGGCCAAGGGCAAGGATCCGCATGACAGCGGCCAGTGGGGTATCGCATTCCGCTTCCCGATCGACGCGCTCGATGGCGAGATGGGTTTGTACTACCTGAACTACCACTCGCGGACGCCTTACCTGGGCATGCGCAGTACCGGTTCCGCCGCGCTTTCGGCGTTCCCCAACGCCGGCACGCCGGGCGCCATCGCGCGTAACTCGGCGGGCCAGTTCATCGGCCCGAGCTGGGAGTATCCGGAGGATATCCGCTTGTTCGGCCTGAGCTTCACCACCGTCCTTGCGGGCTGGTCGATCGGTTCGGAACTGAGCTACTCGCCCAACCAGCCGACACAGATCAACGGTGCCGATCTGCTCAACGGGGCATTGGCCGGTATCGGACCTGCGGCCAATCTGTTCCAGGAGGTCAAGGTGGCCAGCTCGCCATTCACCGCCGGGTGGGACCGTTATGAAAAGACCCAGCTCCAGGTCAACGGCGTCAATGTGTTCCCCAATGTGTTGAGTGCCGACAACCTGACGGTGATCGCTGAAGTCGGACTCCAGTGGAATAACGTGCCCCAGGGCGGCGGTGACCGACGCTATGGCCGTGATTTCATCTATGGGCTGGGGTCCAGCTCGACCCTGCCGGTCGGTGGCGACACCTGCACCTCACCGGTGCCCTCTCTGCACAACGCCAGCCCCGCAGGCTGCAAAAACGACGGCTACGTCACCGACTTCGCTTGGGGCTACCGGCTGCGCGGGCAGCTTGACTACAACAACTTCCTCGGTACCAGCGTCACGGCTTCGCCCTATGCCTTCCTCGGCCAGGATGTCGACGGGGTTTCGATGGACGGGCAGTTCAACGAAGGCCGTGTCACTTCTGCCCTAGGTATCACCTTCGATTACAACAAACAGCACAAAGTGGACTTCAGCTATGTGAGCTTCGACAACAGCGCTGAGTATGACCCGTTGCACGACCGCGACTTCTACGCCGCCAGCTACAGCTACAGCTTCTGA
- a CDS encoding SDR family NAD(P)-dependent oxidoreductase, which translates to MTRKVALITGAASGIGQALAVAYAHQGVTVVGGYYPADPHDPQHTCNLVQEAGGECLMWALDVTDSRSVDELAEQAVKAYGRLDYAVANAGLLRRAPLLEMTDEAWNAMLDVDLTGVMRTFRAAVRHMGEGGALVAISSIAGGVYGWQDHAHYAAAKAGVPGLCRSLAVELAGRGIRCNAVIPGLIETPQSLDSKNSLGPEGLAQAAKAIPLGRAGRADEVAALVRFLTSEASSYLTGQSIIIDGGLTVRWPD; encoded by the coding sequence ATGACCCGTAAAGTCGCTTTGATTACCGGTGCCGCCAGTGGTATCGGCCAGGCCCTCGCGGTGGCTTATGCCCATCAGGGTGTCACAGTGGTAGGCGGGTATTACCCGGCCGACCCACACGACCCGCAACACACCTGCAACCTGGTGCAAGAGGCTGGGGGCGAGTGCCTGATGTGGGCGCTGGATGTGACCGACAGCCGCTCGGTGGATGAGCTGGCCGAGCAAGCAGTGAAAGCATACGGTCGTCTTGATTACGCTGTTGCAAATGCCGGACTGCTTCGCCGCGCACCTTTGCTGGAAATGACCGACGAAGCTTGGAACGCGATGCTCGACGTCGATCTGACCGGGGTAATGCGTACCTTCCGCGCCGCTGTTCGGCACATGGGCGAGGGCGGTGCTCTCGTGGCGATTTCATCGATCGCAGGCGGTGTCTACGGTTGGCAGGACCATGCGCACTACGCGGCTGCCAAAGCCGGTGTCCCCGGCCTCTGCCGCTCGTTGGCGGTCGAACTGGCGGGTCGCGGCATTCGTTGCAACGCGGTGATTCCCGGGCTGATCGAAACCCCACAATCCCTGGACAGCAAAAACTCCCTTGGCCCTGAAGGGCTTGCCCAGGCTGCCAAGGCCATCCCGTTGGGACGGGCAGGACGTGCAGATGAGGTGGCGGCGCTGGTGCGGTTCCTGACAAGTGAAGCGTCCAGTTACCTGACTGGCCAGAGCATCATTATCGATGGTGGGCTCACGGTTCGTTGGCCAGATTAA